The following coding sequences lie in one Candidatus Poribacteria bacterium genomic window:
- a CDS encoding STAS domain-containing protein translates to MRANSQISVRHEGKIAIFDITGYLTDASEAILSDAYADVDVQAAEKVLLNFERRSFITSSGFGEIIRLLWKMREKGQVLRVAHPSTQVRNIFNTIGLTQSIGVFESEEEALEDF, encoded by the coding sequence GTGAGAGCAAATTCTCAAATCTCCGTTCGACACGAAGGAAAAATCGCTATATTTGACATCACGGGGTACCTTACCGATGCCTCTGAAGCTATCTTGAGTGACGCTTACGCTGACGTGGATGTTCAAGCCGCTGAAAAAGTTTTACTTAATTTTGAACGACGCAGTTTTATTACAAGCAGTGGATTCGGTGAGATTATTAGATTACTCTGGAAGATGCGGGAGAAGGGACAAGTTCTACGCGTTGCACACCCATCTACGCAAGTCCGGAATATCTTCAATACCATCGGACTGACACAAAGTATAGGTGTCTTTGAATCCGAAGAAGAGGCACTCGAAGACTTCTAA
- the waaF gene encoding lipopolysaccharide heptosyltransferase II, whose product MRSRALKNSNPLLNMNKILVIRVDGIGDLLNSTPAIALLRENYPSAEITVLARPLNAPVLIGNADVDRILIFDRDGKHRGLRARLQFYRELRRERFQLAVAMQTAMWTHLVAFLSGATYRLGRYQKRFRSTLTHAWRGKYRKGETHEVDRNLELVRLICEGAGKRKLIFRLSPDETAAAEARLTSLGIGTAAFLIGIHPGGSSFDKRWPEKRYAELADRLSQQYNATILLLRGPEEAELVKNIQAAMQSDSITYAPETIRDLGAMLSCCDLVVCNDSGPMHLAAALDMPMVAIFGPTDHVAWHPLSENASIVRRDMPCWPCSAHKCKIGWECTKKLPVAPVWEATTEKVK is encoded by the coding sequence ATGCGATCCCGCGCCCTGAAAAACAGTAATCCGCTTCTTAATATGAATAAAATACTTGTCATTCGCGTTGACGGCATCGGCGATTTGCTGAACTCAACACCGGCGATTGCATTGTTACGGGAGAATTATCCATCCGCAGAAATAACAGTATTGGCGCGTCCGCTTAATGCCCCCGTGTTAATCGGTAACGCAGATGTAGATCGGATTTTAATCTTTGATCGAGATGGCAAGCACCGCGGGCTCCGAGCGCGACTCCAATTCTATCGTGAATTGCGCCGTGAACGGTTTCAACTCGCTGTCGCCATGCAAACCGCGATGTGGACGCACCTTGTGGCTTTTCTCTCAGGTGCGACTTACCGCTTAGGACGTTATCAGAAACGTTTCAGATCTACCCTCACCCACGCGTGGCGCGGTAAATACCGAAAAGGGGAAACCCACGAAGTTGACAGGAACTTGGAACTCGTCCGACTCATCTGTGAAGGCGCAGGCAAACGGAAACTCATCTTCCGGTTATCGCCTGATGAAACTGCTGCCGCTGAGGCGCGACTGACATCGTTGGGTATCGGTACGGCGGCATTTCTCATCGGTATCCATCCAGGGGGCAGCTCATTTGATAAACGCTGGCCTGAAAAGCGGTACGCCGAACTCGCTGATAGATTATCTCAACAGTACAACGCTACGATACTTCTTTTACGCGGTCCTGAAGAAGCGGAATTGGTGAAGAACATTCAAGCGGCGATGCAATCCGATTCGATAACCTACGCGCCGGAGACGATTCGCGACCTGGGTGCGATGCTATCCTGTTGCGATTTAGTCGTCTGTAATGACTCTGGTCCGATGCACCTCGCTGCGGCATTGGACATGCCGATGGTCGCTATCTTTGGTCCTACAGACCACGTGGCGTGGCATCCACTGAGCGAGAACGCCTCTATCGTGCGACGGGATATGCCATGCTGGCCCTGTAGTGCGCATAAATGTAAAATCGGATGGGAATGCACGAAAAAACTTCCTGTTGCACCCGTTTGGGAAGCAACAACGGAGAAAGTAAAATGA